A part of Larimichthys crocea isolate SSNF chromosome VII, L_crocea_2.0, whole genome shotgun sequence genomic DNA contains:
- the phf12b gene encoding PHD finger protein 12 isoform X1, producing MWDKMETPTIVYDLDTSGGLMEQIQTLLAPPKSEEVEKRSRKLVRDVRRSGRATNHDTCDSCREGGDLLCCDHCPAAFHLQCCNPPLSEEMLPPGEWMCHRCNVRKKKREQKSEQTNGLPERSSSKRAVSPAVELELNAGPLRLDGLPPGAGAAGPGLRVAQVRLLDRRTSSRPSSRPGTPTSNTSSTPTPSEEQNDGEEEAAEPEDEIQSAELEGATLSTPTPRLLKRPFQLLIAAAMERNPTQFQLPTELTCTTALPGSSKRRRKEELLGKPFRRPQHELDSNGLVPLPVKVCFSCNRSCRMAPLIQCDYCPLLFHMDCLDPPLTALPAGKWMCPNHVEHLVLNQRSLSLSSRCQLFDQFQDRMSQHAVKLDFLRRVHRQNAPNRRTSHQHNKKTIKVPDAIKSQYQNPPSTLLPAGVRQLELVCSAVPDHQPSKHLTTEAEQQEWLQDVIALQCSIMRHLSIKQKAPSALPPLEAEWVSEQKASTKSCVTSDDMKTQASLERTSSPDPCSKPCSTSDDPLGAAFSLEPLAELGVCKCSMTPCQNCRKPNGPLAEEGQPPKANGPVDCHSASDSCRQAELQHRLKPSMTPPDSAPVLVNHIGAVEMVKKEPESTTEACAQKNCPTAPTIWPHSSQQNHSSQKARQEGSAASDEKPSHSITSRAPSDTPPKGSHEHGPTKLGLTSPTPDIKAGAGLMPLMPSTFSSISNLSSYLKDGKDEDGGIVLDKLDAEMIKLLAWQRIQQLFPPKAPSTPPPLTAATPPKTPPPHPDSQKKVQARAVFYPLTGKGGAVSMCYRTLYIGSGADMDVCLTNYGHCNYISGKHACIFYDENTKHYELLNYSEHGTTVDNVLYSCDFSEKASPSPPSGLVAKVQGIIRRSKKREDDEGSSSVVGLLPAGGVMSSQPQGSSELSCSCKASSSSLIGGSGAGWEGTALLHHGSYIKLGCLQFVFSITEFASKQPKEEQTATPATSCTGVTTSSSSSSSSSSNVASTTTSTAPTTTITTPPPPPPPPSNTATVSSPSSQDGTDTETVPPHQVPILHANSVP from the exons ATGTGGGACAAAATGGAGACCCCGACGATTGTGTACGATTTGGATACCTCTGGGGGCTTAATGGAG CAAATCCAAACACTGCTGGCACCCCCGAAGTccgaggaggtggagaagaggagTCGGAAGTTGGTGAGAGACGTCCGGAGGAGCGGCAGGGCCACCAACCACGACACCTGCGATAGCTGCCGGGAGGGGGGAGACTTGCTGTGCTGTGACCACTGCCCTGCAGCCTTCCACCTCCAGTGCTG CAACCCACCTCTAAGTGAAGAAATGCTTCCCCCCGGGGAATGGATGTGTCACCGCTGCAATGTTCGAAAAAAG AAGCGAGAGCAGAAGTCAGAACAGACCAACGGCCTACCAGAGCGGTCTTCGTCTAAGCGCGCTGTGTCCCCGGCTGTGGAGCTGGAACTCAACGCTGGCCCGCTGCGGCTCGACGGCCTGCCTCCAGGGGCCGGAGCAGCCGGGCCAGGTCTACGAGTGGCCCAGGTGCGCCTCTTGGACCGAAGAACCAGCAGCAGGCCGAGCAGCCGGCCTGGGACGCCCACCTCCAACACTTCGTCCACGCCAACCCCCTCAGAGGAGCAGAAcgacggagaggaggaggcagcagagccTGAGGATGAAATTCAGAGTGCAGAGCTTGAGGGTGCTACGCTATCCACTCCAACACCGCGCCTCCTCAAGAGGCCATTTCAGCTGCTAATAGCAGCCGCTATGGAGAGAAATCCTACGCAGTTCCAGCTGCCCACCGAGCTCACCTGCACCACTGCACTGCCAG GCAGCAGTAAacggaggagaaaagaggagctACTTGGAAAGCCTTTCAGGAGGCCTCAGCACGAACTGGATTCCAATGGTCTGGTCCCTCTACCGGTCAAAGTCTGCTTTTCATGCAACAG GAGCTGCAGGATGGCTCCACTGATCCAGTGTGACTATTGTCCCCTTCTGTTCCACATGGACTGTCTGGACCCTCCACTCACAGCTTTACCTGCTGGCAAATGGATGTGTCCAAACCACGTGGAGCACTTGGTG CTGAATCAGAGGAGCCTCAGTCTGTCCAGCCGCTGTCAGCTCTTCGACCAGTTCCAGGACAGGATGTCCCAGCATGCTGTCAAGTTGGACTTCCTGCGTAGAGTCCATCGACAGAATGCACCCAATAGGCGCACCTCCCACCAGCACAACAAGAAGACCATCAAG GTGCCAGATGCCATCAAGTCCCAGTACCAGAACCCTCCTTCCACGCTGCTTCCTGCAGGGGTGCGCCAGCTGGAGCTGGTTTGCAGCGCCGTTCCTGACCATCAGCCCTCAAAGCACCTAACCACAGAAGCTGAGCAGCAGGAG TGGCTTCAGGACGTCATCGCCCTCCAGTGCAGCATCATGCGACACCTTTCCATCAAACAGAAGGCGCCATCCGCCTTGCCACCATTGGAAGCAGAGTGGGTTTCTGAGCAGAAAGCCAGTACTAAATCATGTGTAACATCAGATGACATGAAAACTCAGGCCTCTTTAGAAAGGACTTCTTCCCCTGACCCCTGCTCTAAACCCTGCAGTACATCCGATGACCCCCTGGGGGCCGCTTTTTCTCTGGAACCCCTAGCAGAGCTGGGTGTTTGTAAATGCAGCATGACTCCGTGTCAGAACTGTAGGAAACCCAATGGACCGCTGGCAGAGGAGGGTCAGCCTCCCAAAGCCAACGGCCCTGTAGACTGTCACAGTGCCTCAGACTCCTGCAGGcaggctgagctgcagcacagactgaagccCAGCATGACACCCCCAGACTCAGCTCCTGTGCTTGTGAACCACATAGGAGCTGTAGAAATGGTTAAAAAGGAGCCGGAGAGCACTACAGAGGCCTGTGCTCAAAAAAACTGTCCCACTGCCCCGACGATATGGCCccacagcagccagcagaaCCACAGCAGCCAAAAGGCGCGCCAGGAGGGGAGCGCGGCCAGCGACGAAAAACCCTCCCACTCCATCACCAGCCGTGCCCCCTCAGACACACCACCTAAAGGCAGCCACGAGCACGGCCCCACCAAGCTGGGCTTGACATCACCTACTCCAG ACATAAAAGCTGGAGCTGGCCTGATGCCTCTGATGCCCAGCAcgttctcctccatctccaacCTGTCCAGCTACCTGAAAGATGGAAAGGATGAGGATGGAG ggattGTGCTGGACAAACTGGATGCAGAGATGATCAAGCTCCTGGCCTGGCAGAGGATCCAGCAGCTCTTCCCCCCCAAAGCGCCCAGCACGCCACCTCCCCTAACAGCTGCTACTCCCCCGAAAACGCCACCACCCCACCCTGACA GTCAGAAGAAGGTACAGGCCCGGGCTGTCTTCTACCCGCTGACAGGAAAAGGAGGCGCTGTTAGCATGTGCTACAGGACGTTATACATAGGATCCG GTGCTGACATGGACGTGTGCCTTACAAACTATGGTCACTGCAACTACATTTCGGGGAAACACGCCTGTATTTTCTACGATGAG AATACCAAGCATTACGAGCTGCTCAACTACAGCGAGCACGGCACCACCGTGGACAACGTCTTGTACTCGTGTGACTTCTCTGAGAAAGCTTCGCCGTCTCCACCCAGCGGACTGGTGGCCAAAGTTCAAGGCATCATCC GTCGCAGTAAGAAGCGTGAGGATGACGAGGGTTCCAGCTCGGTGGTGGGCTTGTTGCCGGCCGGGGGTGTGATGAGCAGCCAGCCTCAGGGCAGCTCTGAGCTGTCATGCAGCTGTAAGGCGAGCAGCTCCAGCCTGATCGGAGGCAGTGGAGCAGGCTGGGAGGGCACTGCCCTCCTCCACCATGGCAGCTACATCAAACTGGGCTGCCTCCAGTTTGTCTTCAGCATCACAGAGTTTGCCAGTAAGCAGCCCAAAGAAGAGCAGACAGCAACGCCTGCCACTAGTTGCACTGGCgtcaccaccagcagcagcagcagcagcagcagcagcagcaatgtgGCCAGCACCACTACCAGCACCGCCCCAACCACCACCATAaccacaccaccacccccacctccaccaccatccAATACTGCCACAGTGAGCAGCCCCTCCAGCCAGGATGGGACTGACACTGAGACTGTTCCTCCCCACCAAGTGCCCATACTGCACGCCAACTCTGTTCCATAA
- the phf12b gene encoding PHD finger protein 12 isoform X3, with protein sequence MFEKKKREQKSEQTNGLPERSSSKRAVSPAVELELNAGPLRLDGLPPGAGAAGPGLRVAQVRLLDRRTSSRPSSRPGTPTSNTSSTPTPSEEQNDGEEEAAEPEDEIQSAELEGATLSTPTPRLLKRPFQLLIAAAMERNPTQFQLPTELTCTTALPGSSKRRRKEELLGKPFRRPQHELDSNGLVPLPVKVCFSCNRSCRMAPLIQCDYCPLLFHMDCLDPPLTALPAGKWMCPNHVEHLVLNQRSLSLSSRCQLFDQFQDRMSQHAVKLDFLRRVHRQNAPNRRTSHQHNKKTIKVPDAIKSQYQNPPSTLLPAGVRQLELVCSAVPDHQPSKHLTTEAEQQEWLQDVIALQCSIMRHLSIKQKAPSALPPLEAEWVSEQKASTKSCVTSDDMKTQASLERTSSPDPCSKPCSTSDDPLGAAFSLEPLAELGVCKCSMTPCQNCRKPNGPLAEEGQPPKANGPVDCHSASDSCRQAELQHRLKPSMTPPDSAPVLVNHIGAVEMVKKEPESTTEACAQKNCPTAPTIWPHSSQQNHSSQKARQEGSAASDEKPSHSITSRAPSDTPPKGSHEHGPTKLGLTSPTPDIKAGAGLMPLMPSTFSSISNLSSYLKDGKDEDGGIVLDKLDAEMIKLLAWQRIQQLFPPKAPSTPPPLTAATPPKTPPPHPDSQKKVQARAVFYPLTGKGGAVSMCYRTLYIGSGADMDVCLTNYGHCNYISGKHACIFYDENTKHYELLNYSEHGTTVDNVLYSCDFSEKASPSPPSGLVAKVQGIIRRSKKREDDEGSSSVVGLLPAGGVMSSQPQGSSELSCSCKASSSSLIGGSGAGWEGTALLHHGSYIKLGCLQFVFSITEFASKQPKEEQTATPATSCTGVTTSSSSSSSSSSNVASTTTSTAPTTTITTPPPPPPPPSNTATVSSPSSQDGTDTETVPPHQVPILHANSVP encoded by the exons ATGTTCGAAAAAA AGAAGCGAGAGCAGAAGTCAGAACAGACCAACGGCCTACCAGAGCGGTCTTCGTCTAAGCGCGCTGTGTCCCCGGCTGTGGAGCTGGAACTCAACGCTGGCCCGCTGCGGCTCGACGGCCTGCCTCCAGGGGCCGGAGCAGCCGGGCCAGGTCTACGAGTGGCCCAGGTGCGCCTCTTGGACCGAAGAACCAGCAGCAGGCCGAGCAGCCGGCCTGGGACGCCCACCTCCAACACTTCGTCCACGCCAACCCCCTCAGAGGAGCAGAAcgacggagaggaggaggcagcagagccTGAGGATGAAATTCAGAGTGCAGAGCTTGAGGGTGCTACGCTATCCACTCCAACACCGCGCCTCCTCAAGAGGCCATTTCAGCTGCTAATAGCAGCCGCTATGGAGAGAAATCCTACGCAGTTCCAGCTGCCCACCGAGCTCACCTGCACCACTGCACTGCCAG GCAGCAGTAAacggaggagaaaagaggagctACTTGGAAAGCCTTTCAGGAGGCCTCAGCACGAACTGGATTCCAATGGTCTGGTCCCTCTACCGGTCAAAGTCTGCTTTTCATGCAACAG GAGCTGCAGGATGGCTCCACTGATCCAGTGTGACTATTGTCCCCTTCTGTTCCACATGGACTGTCTGGACCCTCCACTCACAGCTTTACCTGCTGGCAAATGGATGTGTCCAAACCACGTGGAGCACTTGGTG CTGAATCAGAGGAGCCTCAGTCTGTCCAGCCGCTGTCAGCTCTTCGACCAGTTCCAGGACAGGATGTCCCAGCATGCTGTCAAGTTGGACTTCCTGCGTAGAGTCCATCGACAGAATGCACCCAATAGGCGCACCTCCCACCAGCACAACAAGAAGACCATCAAG GTGCCAGATGCCATCAAGTCCCAGTACCAGAACCCTCCTTCCACGCTGCTTCCTGCAGGGGTGCGCCAGCTGGAGCTGGTTTGCAGCGCCGTTCCTGACCATCAGCCCTCAAAGCACCTAACCACAGAAGCTGAGCAGCAGGAG TGGCTTCAGGACGTCATCGCCCTCCAGTGCAGCATCATGCGACACCTTTCCATCAAACAGAAGGCGCCATCCGCCTTGCCACCATTGGAAGCAGAGTGGGTTTCTGAGCAGAAAGCCAGTACTAAATCATGTGTAACATCAGATGACATGAAAACTCAGGCCTCTTTAGAAAGGACTTCTTCCCCTGACCCCTGCTCTAAACCCTGCAGTACATCCGATGACCCCCTGGGGGCCGCTTTTTCTCTGGAACCCCTAGCAGAGCTGGGTGTTTGTAAATGCAGCATGACTCCGTGTCAGAACTGTAGGAAACCCAATGGACCGCTGGCAGAGGAGGGTCAGCCTCCCAAAGCCAACGGCCCTGTAGACTGTCACAGTGCCTCAGACTCCTGCAGGcaggctgagctgcagcacagactgaagccCAGCATGACACCCCCAGACTCAGCTCCTGTGCTTGTGAACCACATAGGAGCTGTAGAAATGGTTAAAAAGGAGCCGGAGAGCACTACAGAGGCCTGTGCTCAAAAAAACTGTCCCACTGCCCCGACGATATGGCCccacagcagccagcagaaCCACAGCAGCCAAAAGGCGCGCCAGGAGGGGAGCGCGGCCAGCGACGAAAAACCCTCCCACTCCATCACCAGCCGTGCCCCCTCAGACACACCACCTAAAGGCAGCCACGAGCACGGCCCCACCAAGCTGGGCTTGACATCACCTACTCCAG ACATAAAAGCTGGAGCTGGCCTGATGCCTCTGATGCCCAGCAcgttctcctccatctccaacCTGTCCAGCTACCTGAAAGATGGAAAGGATGAGGATGGAG ggattGTGCTGGACAAACTGGATGCAGAGATGATCAAGCTCCTGGCCTGGCAGAGGATCCAGCAGCTCTTCCCCCCCAAAGCGCCCAGCACGCCACCTCCCCTAACAGCTGCTACTCCCCCGAAAACGCCACCACCCCACCCTGACA GTCAGAAGAAGGTACAGGCCCGGGCTGTCTTCTACCCGCTGACAGGAAAAGGAGGCGCTGTTAGCATGTGCTACAGGACGTTATACATAGGATCCG GTGCTGACATGGACGTGTGCCTTACAAACTATGGTCACTGCAACTACATTTCGGGGAAACACGCCTGTATTTTCTACGATGAG AATACCAAGCATTACGAGCTGCTCAACTACAGCGAGCACGGCACCACCGTGGACAACGTCTTGTACTCGTGTGACTTCTCTGAGAAAGCTTCGCCGTCTCCACCCAGCGGACTGGTGGCCAAAGTTCAAGGCATCATCC GTCGCAGTAAGAAGCGTGAGGATGACGAGGGTTCCAGCTCGGTGGTGGGCTTGTTGCCGGCCGGGGGTGTGATGAGCAGCCAGCCTCAGGGCAGCTCTGAGCTGTCATGCAGCTGTAAGGCGAGCAGCTCCAGCCTGATCGGAGGCAGTGGAGCAGGCTGGGAGGGCACTGCCCTCCTCCACCATGGCAGCTACATCAAACTGGGCTGCCTCCAGTTTGTCTTCAGCATCACAGAGTTTGCCAGTAAGCAGCCCAAAGAAGAGCAGACAGCAACGCCTGCCACTAGTTGCACTGGCgtcaccaccagcagcagcagcagcagcagcagcagcagcaatgtgGCCAGCACCACTACCAGCACCGCCCCAACCACCACCATAaccacaccaccacccccacctccaccaccatccAATACTGCCACAGTGAGCAGCCCCTCCAGCCAGGATGGGACTGACACTGAGACTGTTCCTCCCCACCAAGTGCCCATACTGCACGCCAACTCTGTTCCATAA
- the phf12b gene encoding PHD finger protein 12 isoform X2, whose protein sequence is MLPPGEWMCHRCNVRKKKREQKSEQTNGLPERSSSKRAVSPAVELELNAGPLRLDGLPPGAGAAGPGLRVAQVRLLDRRTSSRPSSRPGTPTSNTSSTPTPSEEQNDGEEEAAEPEDEIQSAELEGATLSTPTPRLLKRPFQLLIAAAMERNPTQFQLPTELTCTTALPGSSKRRRKEELLGKPFRRPQHELDSNGLVPLPVKVCFSCNRSCRMAPLIQCDYCPLLFHMDCLDPPLTALPAGKWMCPNHVEHLVLNQRSLSLSSRCQLFDQFQDRMSQHAVKLDFLRRVHRQNAPNRRTSHQHNKKTIKVPDAIKSQYQNPPSTLLPAGVRQLELVCSAVPDHQPSKHLTTEAEQQEWLQDVIALQCSIMRHLSIKQKAPSALPPLEAEWVSEQKASTKSCVTSDDMKTQASLERTSSPDPCSKPCSTSDDPLGAAFSLEPLAELGVCKCSMTPCQNCRKPNGPLAEEGQPPKANGPVDCHSASDSCRQAELQHRLKPSMTPPDSAPVLVNHIGAVEMVKKEPESTTEACAQKNCPTAPTIWPHSSQQNHSSQKARQEGSAASDEKPSHSITSRAPSDTPPKGSHEHGPTKLGLTSPTPDIKAGAGLMPLMPSTFSSISNLSSYLKDGKDEDGGIVLDKLDAEMIKLLAWQRIQQLFPPKAPSTPPPLTAATPPKTPPPHPDSQKKVQARAVFYPLTGKGGAVSMCYRTLYIGSGADMDVCLTNYGHCNYISGKHACIFYDENTKHYELLNYSEHGTTVDNVLYSCDFSEKASPSPPSGLVAKVQGIIRRSKKREDDEGSSSVVGLLPAGGVMSSQPQGSSELSCSCKASSSSLIGGSGAGWEGTALLHHGSYIKLGCLQFVFSITEFASKQPKEEQTATPATSCTGVTTSSSSSSSSSSNVASTTTSTAPTTTITTPPPPPPPPSNTATVSSPSSQDGTDTETVPPHQVPILHANSVP, encoded by the exons ATGCTTCCCCCCGGGGAATGGATGTGTCACCGCTGCAATGTTCGAAAAAAG AAGCGAGAGCAGAAGTCAGAACAGACCAACGGCCTACCAGAGCGGTCTTCGTCTAAGCGCGCTGTGTCCCCGGCTGTGGAGCTGGAACTCAACGCTGGCCCGCTGCGGCTCGACGGCCTGCCTCCAGGGGCCGGAGCAGCCGGGCCAGGTCTACGAGTGGCCCAGGTGCGCCTCTTGGACCGAAGAACCAGCAGCAGGCCGAGCAGCCGGCCTGGGACGCCCACCTCCAACACTTCGTCCACGCCAACCCCCTCAGAGGAGCAGAAcgacggagaggaggaggcagcagagccTGAGGATGAAATTCAGAGTGCAGAGCTTGAGGGTGCTACGCTATCCACTCCAACACCGCGCCTCCTCAAGAGGCCATTTCAGCTGCTAATAGCAGCCGCTATGGAGAGAAATCCTACGCAGTTCCAGCTGCCCACCGAGCTCACCTGCACCACTGCACTGCCAG GCAGCAGTAAacggaggagaaaagaggagctACTTGGAAAGCCTTTCAGGAGGCCTCAGCACGAACTGGATTCCAATGGTCTGGTCCCTCTACCGGTCAAAGTCTGCTTTTCATGCAACAG GAGCTGCAGGATGGCTCCACTGATCCAGTGTGACTATTGTCCCCTTCTGTTCCACATGGACTGTCTGGACCCTCCACTCACAGCTTTACCTGCTGGCAAATGGATGTGTCCAAACCACGTGGAGCACTTGGTG CTGAATCAGAGGAGCCTCAGTCTGTCCAGCCGCTGTCAGCTCTTCGACCAGTTCCAGGACAGGATGTCCCAGCATGCTGTCAAGTTGGACTTCCTGCGTAGAGTCCATCGACAGAATGCACCCAATAGGCGCACCTCCCACCAGCACAACAAGAAGACCATCAAG GTGCCAGATGCCATCAAGTCCCAGTACCAGAACCCTCCTTCCACGCTGCTTCCTGCAGGGGTGCGCCAGCTGGAGCTGGTTTGCAGCGCCGTTCCTGACCATCAGCCCTCAAAGCACCTAACCACAGAAGCTGAGCAGCAGGAG TGGCTTCAGGACGTCATCGCCCTCCAGTGCAGCATCATGCGACACCTTTCCATCAAACAGAAGGCGCCATCCGCCTTGCCACCATTGGAAGCAGAGTGGGTTTCTGAGCAGAAAGCCAGTACTAAATCATGTGTAACATCAGATGACATGAAAACTCAGGCCTCTTTAGAAAGGACTTCTTCCCCTGACCCCTGCTCTAAACCCTGCAGTACATCCGATGACCCCCTGGGGGCCGCTTTTTCTCTGGAACCCCTAGCAGAGCTGGGTGTTTGTAAATGCAGCATGACTCCGTGTCAGAACTGTAGGAAACCCAATGGACCGCTGGCAGAGGAGGGTCAGCCTCCCAAAGCCAACGGCCCTGTAGACTGTCACAGTGCCTCAGACTCCTGCAGGcaggctgagctgcagcacagactgaagccCAGCATGACACCCCCAGACTCAGCTCCTGTGCTTGTGAACCACATAGGAGCTGTAGAAATGGTTAAAAAGGAGCCGGAGAGCACTACAGAGGCCTGTGCTCAAAAAAACTGTCCCACTGCCCCGACGATATGGCCccacagcagccagcagaaCCACAGCAGCCAAAAGGCGCGCCAGGAGGGGAGCGCGGCCAGCGACGAAAAACCCTCCCACTCCATCACCAGCCGTGCCCCCTCAGACACACCACCTAAAGGCAGCCACGAGCACGGCCCCACCAAGCTGGGCTTGACATCACCTACTCCAG ACATAAAAGCTGGAGCTGGCCTGATGCCTCTGATGCCCAGCAcgttctcctccatctccaacCTGTCCAGCTACCTGAAAGATGGAAAGGATGAGGATGGAG ggattGTGCTGGACAAACTGGATGCAGAGATGATCAAGCTCCTGGCCTGGCAGAGGATCCAGCAGCTCTTCCCCCCCAAAGCGCCCAGCACGCCACCTCCCCTAACAGCTGCTACTCCCCCGAAAACGCCACCACCCCACCCTGACA GTCAGAAGAAGGTACAGGCCCGGGCTGTCTTCTACCCGCTGACAGGAAAAGGAGGCGCTGTTAGCATGTGCTACAGGACGTTATACATAGGATCCG GTGCTGACATGGACGTGTGCCTTACAAACTATGGTCACTGCAACTACATTTCGGGGAAACACGCCTGTATTTTCTACGATGAG AATACCAAGCATTACGAGCTGCTCAACTACAGCGAGCACGGCACCACCGTGGACAACGTCTTGTACTCGTGTGACTTCTCTGAGAAAGCTTCGCCGTCTCCACCCAGCGGACTGGTGGCCAAAGTTCAAGGCATCATCC GTCGCAGTAAGAAGCGTGAGGATGACGAGGGTTCCAGCTCGGTGGTGGGCTTGTTGCCGGCCGGGGGTGTGATGAGCAGCCAGCCTCAGGGCAGCTCTGAGCTGTCATGCAGCTGTAAGGCGAGCAGCTCCAGCCTGATCGGAGGCAGTGGAGCAGGCTGGGAGGGCACTGCCCTCCTCCACCATGGCAGCTACATCAAACTGGGCTGCCTCCAGTTTGTCTTCAGCATCACAGAGTTTGCCAGTAAGCAGCCCAAAGAAGAGCAGACAGCAACGCCTGCCACTAGTTGCACTGGCgtcaccaccagcagcagcagcagcagcagcagcagcagcaatgtgGCCAGCACCACTACCAGCACCGCCCCAACCACCACCATAaccacaccaccacccccacctccaccaccatccAATACTGCCACAGTGAGCAGCCCCTCCAGCCAGGATGGGACTGACACTGAGACTGTTCCTCCCCACCAAGTGCCCATACTGCACGCCAACTCTGTTCCATAA
- the LOC104935347 gene encoding dehydrogenase/reductase SDR family member 13 gives MSALLCLAAGAVCLYVLLYYAVFRGASCSSSVRLRGKTAIVTGSNTGIGKATALDLAKRGARVILACRDKEKAEAAAFDIRRESGNTQVVFMQLDLSSFKSVRNFAENFLKNEPRLDILINNAGVMSPGRTKEGFGMAFGVNHLGHFLLTNLLLERLQQCGPSRVVTVSGLLQRFGNIDFPLLASNKDLVTDQSTWHNFQAYCNSKLCNVLFTRELANRLEGTSVTCYSLHPGVIYTDLCRSMSLWLQLLMIPFAKLFFLDPEGGSQTTLYCALQEGIEPLSGRYFSNCALQQVGAKGRDDAVAKKLWEVSERLTSLS, from the exons ATGTCAGCGCTGCTCTGCCTCGCAGCAGGAGCCgtgtgtctatatgtgctgTTGTACTACGCTGTGTTCAGAGGAGCGAGCTGCTCCAGCTCAGTGAGGCTCAGGGGGAAGACCGCCATTGTTACAG GAAGCAACACTGGCATTGGCAAGGCCACAGCTCTGGATCTGGCAAAGAGAGGAGCCCGGGTAATCCTGGCCTGCCGTGACAAGGAGAAAGCTGAGGCTGCAGCTTTTGACATCCGCAGA GAGAGTGGGAACACTCAGGTGGTGTTCATGCAGTTGGATCTGTCCAGTTTCAAGTCTGTTCGCAACTTTGCTGAAAACTTCCTGAAGAATGAGCCCAGACTGGACATCTTGATCAACAACGCAG gtgtaaTGAGTCCAGGACGTACCAAGGAGGGCTTCGGCATGGCGTTTGGGGTAAACCACCTGGGTCACTTCCTGCTCACCAACCTGCTGCTGGAGCGACTGCAGCAGTGCGGTCCTAGTCGAGTGGTCACTGTGTCTGGACTCCTGCAGCGCTTTGGCAACATTGACTTCCCTCTGCTGGCTTCCAACAAGGATTTAGTGACTGATCAGTCTACCTGGCACAACTTTCAAGCCTACTGCAACAGCAAGCTGTGTAATGTGCTCTTCACCAGGGAGCTGGCCAACAGGCTGGAGGGCACCAGTGTCACCTGCTACAGCCTCCACCCAG GAGTCATCTACACAGATCTGTGTCGCAGTATGAGCCTGTGGCTGCAGCTCCTCATGATACCCTTTGCCAAGCTGTTCTTCCTGGACCCTGAGGGGGGTTCCCAGACCACCCTATACTGTGCCCTGCAGGAGGGCATCGAACCTCTTAGCGGACGCTACTTCTCAAACTGTGCACTGCAACAAGTGGGAGCCAAAGGACGGGATGATGCCGTGGCAAAGAAGCTGTGGGAAGTGAGTGAGAGGTTAACCAGTTTATCATAA